TAACGGAAACTTCTTTTCGGATATACTAATGCAGTCATATGAATAGAGCGTGAATGGAGAGATTGAGTACAATGGTTGCACGTAAAAACAGTATTGGATTGGTGCTGGCAGGGTTACTGCTCAGCATACTAATGGCTTCGATGGATAACACCATCGTGGCAACAGCTATGGGGGACATTGTCGGGAAGCTGGGTGGGCTCGACAAGTTCGTCTGGGTTACCTCCGCGTACATGGTGGCTGAGATGGCAGGGATGCCGATATTCGGTAAGCTATCCGATATGTATGGACGGAAGAAGTTTTTTGTATTTGGTATTATTGTATTTATGCTTGGCTCAGCGCTGTGCGGAACGGCAACGTCTATTGTGGAATTGACGATGTACAGAGCGATTCAAGGTATTGGTGCGGGGGCCCTGGTGCCGATTGCCTTTACGATCATGTTTGATGTCGTTGCACCAGAATCTCGTGGTAAATTGGGTGGATTGTTTGGAGCGGTCTTTGGCCTGTCCAGCGTATTTGGACCTCTGCTCGGTGCTTACATTACCCAGTATGCGACATGGGAATGGGTATTCTATATCAACCTGCCGCTAGGCTTGATTGCATTTGTGTTTATTGCGTTCTTCTATAAAGAATCCCATCAGCATCAATCCCAACAGATCGACTGGCTGGGTGCTGTAACGCTGATCGGTGCTGTTGTGTGCCTGATCTTTGGTCTGGAACTGGGCGGCAAAACATTTGCCTGGGGTTCGTGGCAGATTCTTGGCTTGTTTGCCGGATTTGTAGCATTAGCGCTGCTCTTCCTTTTTGCAGAAACCAAAGCCAAAGAACCAATCATCTCCTTCAGCATGTTCCGCAACCGGGTCTACTGGTCCAGTAACGTTATTGGGATGTTCAGTGGTGCGGCGTTCATTACAGCATCCGTGTACATTCCGATCTTCATACAGGGGGTACTTGGTGGTAAAGCGACCAACTCCGGTCTTGTGCTGCTGCCCATGATGCTTGGGTCCGTTGTGACGGCGTCCTTGGGCGGGGTGTTGATGACCAAAATCAAGTATCGTAATATCATGATCCCTACGTTAGCCTTACTTGTCATTGGACTTGGATTGCTGACCACACTGGATGAGAATTCTTCCCTTTGGACGATACGTATCTACATGGTGATGGTTGGTCTGGGTGTCGGTGCTTCGTTTTCGGTACTCAGCAACGCAGCCATGAACGCGTTTGAACCGCAAAGACGCGGAGCAGCAAGCTCCACACTTAACTTTTTGCGGTCCCTCGGTATGACGATGGGCATTACGATCTTTGGTATCGTACAGAGTCAGGTATTTACACGTAAAATGAACGATGCTCTCGCTGGTTCAGCTGCGGAAGCAGGCGGTGCTTCAGCGGGTGGCGTGCCTCAGGGAGTGGATCTGACCGATCCACATGCGTTGCTCTCACCAGAACTCAGACAGGCGATTCCGCCTCAGGTGCTGGATACCATCACACATGCCCTGTCTTCTTCCATCGTACAGTTATTTGCCTGGGCTGTAATTCCGGCTGCACTCGCGTTGGTCGCTTCCTTCTTCATGGGAAAAGAGAAGATGGTTATAGGCGAAGAGCAAGGCGAATACACGGGCGGTCACTAAACCGTAATGCAGTAAACCATAAAGTTAAGGTTTTATAAAACATGAAAGACACACTTCTCGTGTATCCCCAAATGGGGCGGGATGTGTGTCTTTTTGTTTTTGTTGGCTTCGAACATAGAACCTAAGGCTGTTTTGTATCGCTAATCCCGTCCTCAACCACAGAAGGCCCTTGTGGATCAGGCAGGCTGCTATGACCGGAGCGGGCAATCAGGCGATTCTGAGCTTTGTACGTGTCCCGTGTAATCGTTTTGGATTCGACCACTTTGCCGTCCAGTCTTTTGGTTCTTACCGTCTCGACAATATATCCAGGCTGTCCGTCTTGCAGCACCTGCTGTGCACCATCAGGCAGTACCGTACTGGACACATATTTTACTGGAACACTTAATGTTTCAATGGTACGAGATTCAAGTGCATAGCTGACATTCTCCGGAAATGTGCCAAAAAATTTCACCATCAATTGGTGATTCTTCACCTCTGCATGAATGAGTAAGGATTTTCCGGTATTATTCTTGAAGCGAAAATTGATGGCTCCCGAGGCAAAGGTGGCATCCAGTCCTTTGGGTAAATATTTGACCGGCAGGGAATGGTTGCGACGCTCAATAATATCAAGACCCGTCAATAGCGCTGCATTATACACTGTACTTGATACCTGGCAGATTCCCCCGCCAATTCCGGGGGTTAGTCTTCCATTAACAATGACCGGTGCCTCACGAAACCCATACTCCTTTTCAGCTTGACGGACGACCTTCTCATAATCGAATGTGGCATCTGGTGGCAAAATCATGCCGTTAATCGCTTCCGCCGCTGCGCTGACATTATGTATCCGGCCTTCACTACTATTGCCCAGACCCGTGGAGAACTGGATGATCTTCCGGTCAATGCCTTCCTGGCGCAGCGAATCAAGAGTTACTTCAGGCTTCAGCGTATACAGTGGTACCTGGATCAGCAATGGGGCTGGTTTTTCATCCGGGTTCAGTACACTGAAATCCCTGTGCAGCTTCGTCTGAATGAGACTTGTGAGTGTAATCCAATCAATGCGGCGGACGCCCTTTTCCGGGATATACTGGACTTTGTCACTTGTGGTAATACGGCGAACAGCGTCCGCAGGTGTACCGAAGGTTTCTTTTTCCCAGGCAGGGCTGAGATGTTCTTGGAGTGGTCTTGAGTTGTAGGTCATATCGAGAGAGAACTCTTTCGGAAAATGATAACGTGCATAAGCGCGTTCCCACAGGTTACCTTCCTCCAGCTGCTGTATTGCGGACTCCAAGCTGTTAACGTTGTAACTCACCCCCACCTGAGCTGCGGTATACGACATCGTCTGGGGGTTGGGTTCAGTCACTTCAAAGGTGACAGGCCAGTCCTCCAGCTTTTGGATCTGTTCATCCAATTCATGCAATACGTTTTTGCGATTCTTCCCCTCCACAAGCATGCCGCCAACATGAACATCTTTGGGCAGGGCAGGTTGATTCACGTACATATACAGCAATCCATAAGACGCGGAGCCGATCAAGAGGATGGAGAATAGAACAATGACCGTCAGATGTATTTTTTTCATAACCGTACGCTCCTTTATACTTCAGTTGTTCCCGACTTTGTAACACTTTCTATATATATGATCCAATGCAGGAAAACTTTCGGGTACTCAATAGGTAACAAATTTGTTACAATAAACTTCATATGAATCCATGCTTCACCATTGAAACAGGAACGAAGTGGATTTTTTCCTGATGAAATTCAGGTCTTTTTAAAGGAAATGCCGGGATTGTGTCGAAATTATAATGGCTAACTATGCGAGCAGGAAGTGATGATGTGATAGAAATGCAGGACGTGTGGAAGACCTACGCCAATGGGACCCACGCATTACAAGGGGTGTCGGTGAAGATCGACCGCAATGAATTTGTCTATATCGTCGGTCCGTCCGGCGCAGGTAAATCGACATTTATGAAATTGATGTACAGAGAAGAAGTTCCGACCAAAGGACAAATATCCATTAACGGATTTAATATTGGTAAGTTGAAGCCAAGAAAGATTCCTTATGTGCGTCGTAACATCGGCGTTGTGTTCCAGGATTTTCGTCTGCTGCCACGGATGACAGCATTTGAGAATGTGGCATTTGCCATGGAAGTTATTGAAGCGCCGAAGCGTCATATCAAGAAACGGGTGATGGAAGTGCTTGATCTGGTGGGACTGCGGAGTAAGGCAAATCGCGAACCTTCACAGCTCTCGGGTGGAGAACAGCAGCGTATTGCTATTGCACGGGCTATCGTCAATAACCCATCGGTTATTATCGCGGATGAGCCTACAGGTAACCTCGATCCGGAGACGTCGTGGGGCATTATGCAACTGCTGGATGAGATTAATTTCCGGGGAACAACCATTGTTATGGCGACCCACAACAAAGATATCGTGAATACGATGCGTAAACGGGTAATTGCGATTGAACGTGGACAGATTGTACGGGATCAGATGAGAGGGGAATACGGTTATGAATTTTAGTACTCTCTTGCGCCATCTGCGGGAGGGATTCAAAAACGTATTCCGCAACGGCTGGATGTCTGTGGCCTCCATCATGTCCATCATTGTGTCGCTATTGATTCTTGGTGTGTTCATGCTGCTGGTGCTCAATGTGAACTCCATGGCAAATCAGGTTGATAGCCAGGTGGAAATCAGCACGTTCCTCGAACTGAATGTGGACGAGAACCTGCGTAACACACTGGAGAAAGAAATCAGTGCGATGCCTGAAGTAAG
The nucleotide sequence above comes from Paenibacillus sp. W2I17. Encoded proteins:
- the ftsE gene encoding cell division ATP-binding protein FtsE, yielding MIEMQDVWKTYANGTHALQGVSVKIDRNEFVYIVGPSGAGKSTFMKLMYREEVPTKGQISINGFNIGKLKPRKIPYVRRNIGVVFQDFRLLPRMTAFENVAFAMEVIEAPKRHIKKRVMEVLDLVGLRSKANREPSQLSGGEQQRIAIARAIVNNPSVIIADEPTGNLDPETSWGIMQLLDEINFRGTTIVMATHNKDIVNTMRKRVIAIERGQIVRDQMRGEYGYEF
- a CDS encoding VanW family protein, which translates into the protein MKKIHLTVIVLFSILLIGSASYGLLYMYVNQPALPKDVHVGGMLVEGKNRKNVLHELDEQIQKLEDWPVTFEVTEPNPQTMSYTAAQVGVSYNVNSLESAIQQLEEGNLWERAYARYHFPKEFSLDMTYNSRPLQEHLSPAWEKETFGTPADAVRRITTSDKVQYIPEKGVRRIDWITLTSLIQTKLHRDFSVLNPDEKPAPLLIQVPLYTLKPEVTLDSLRQEGIDRKIIQFSTGLGNSSEGRIHNVSAAAEAINGMILPPDATFDYEKVVRQAEKEYGFREAPVIVNGRLTPGIGGGICQVSSTVYNAALLTGLDIIERRNHSLPVKYLPKGLDATFASGAINFRFKNNTGKSLLIHAEVKNHQLMVKFFGTFPENVSYALESRTIETLSVPVKYVSSTVLPDGAQQVLQDGQPGYIVETVRTKRLDGKVVESKTITRDTYKAQNRLIARSGHSSLPDPQGPSVVEDGISDTKQP
- a CDS encoding MDR family MFS transporter; this translates as MVARKNSIGLVLAGLLLSILMASMDNTIVATAMGDIVGKLGGLDKFVWVTSAYMVAEMAGMPIFGKLSDMYGRKKFFVFGIIVFMLGSALCGTATSIVELTMYRAIQGIGAGALVPIAFTIMFDVVAPESRGKLGGLFGAVFGLSSVFGPLLGAYITQYATWEWVFYINLPLGLIAFVFIAFFYKESHQHQSQQIDWLGAVTLIGAVVCLIFGLELGGKTFAWGSWQILGLFAGFVALALLFLFAETKAKEPIISFSMFRNRVYWSSNVIGMFSGAAFITASVYIPIFIQGVLGGKATNSGLVLLPMMLGSVVTASLGGVLMTKIKYRNIMIPTLALLVIGLGLLTTLDENSSLWTIRIYMVMVGLGVGASFSVLSNAAMNAFEPQRRGAASSTLNFLRSLGMTMGITIFGIVQSQVFTRKMNDALAGSAAEAGGASAGGVPQGVDLTDPHALLSPELRQAIPPQVLDTITHALSSSIVQLFAWAVIPAALALVASFFMGKEKMVIGEEQGEYTGGH